A region from the Palaemon carinicauda isolate YSFRI2023 chromosome 9, ASM3689809v2, whole genome shotgun sequence genome encodes:
- the LOC137646894 gene encoding monocarboxylate transporter 12-like: MGVDKENVLELSYRNRAYEFETDPNYRKENDPGTEDSVPNRKRTTDDATHVENELTTPNDVTGSQSSNEVNVNSAMEKEEDDEIPDGGWGWIVAFGGFLGEMMVNMVSPCFGILYSEFLLNLGTSAVFTSWIYNLMGFMMTMAGIFLNALVEEFGFRTTAYVGTIMIFAGILSTAFADSPWLLLVSFSLVTGTGNGIIACLAYSIVPHYFKKRLGVANAIMSSGVSIGQAVGPVIITQLQNEFAYKGAIIVLSGIILHCCIGATAFHPREWHLKNPRAEAKKLDSPGGFKLAFRILKTTLKTLTLMKSPVALIVALGGTFNVIGYLNFLTIMPFAMQEAGFSVEDAAAGLTISGITNLATRLCVSVMTDLPNFNMRLFFMFGTLLTVALSVAFCFLNDLTSIQVVMGFWGLGVGIYMGLFNLIMVKYVGREKLMAEIGLTSFTSSVWFLSCGPLLGAIRDSTGSYSASIYTLAGTIFITFILYSFLPAAIAYEERKAQRMKEQERSQE, from the exons aTGGGTGTGGATAAAGAAAACGTGTTAGAACTGTCATACCGCAACAGAGCTTACGAATTTGAAACCGATCCGaattatagaaaagaaaatgaCCCCGGGACAGAGGACAGCGTCCCCAATAGAAAACGGACAACAGATGACGCAACCCACGTTGAAAATGAACTTACCACACCCAATGATGTTACTGGATCACAATCAAGTAATGAAGTGAATGTTAATTCAGCGATGGAAAAGGAAGAAGACGACGAGATACCTGATGGAGGTTGGGGATGGATCGTAGCCTTCGGAGGATTTCTAGGAGAG ATGATGGTGAACATGGTATCCCCCTGCTTCGGGATCCTCTATTCCGAGTTCCTGTTGAATTTGGGGACCTCCGCCGTTTTCACCTCTTGGATCTACAACCTGATGGGATTCATGATGACAATGGCTGGCATCTTCTTGAATGCTCTCGTCGAAGAATTTGGATTTAGGACCACGGCTTACGTGGGCACTATCATGATCTTCGCTGGGATTCTTTCGACCGCTTTTGCAGACTCTCCGTGGCTGCTTCTAGTTTCGTTCTCACTCGTCACTGG TACAGGTAATGGGATCATAGCCTGTCTGGCGTACTCCATAGTACCTCACTACTTTAAAAAACGTCTTGGAGTCGCCAATGCCATAATGTCCTCCGGGGTGTCAATCGGACAAGCAGTCGGCCCTGTGATCATCACGCAGTTACAGAACGAATTTGCCTACAAAGGAGCCATCATTGTACTCAGTGGCATAATCCTCCACTGCTGCATAGGAGCTACCGCCTTCCACCCCAGAGAATGGCATTTGAAAAACCCTAGAGCGGAGGCGAAAAAGCTAGACAGTCCAGGGGGCTTTAAACTAGCCTTCAGGATCTTGAAAACCACGTTAAAAACTCTGACACTCATGAAATCTCCAGTGGCACTCATCGTTGCCCTCGGGGGGACATTCAACGTCATCGGCTACctcaacttcctgaccataatgcCCTTCGCCATGCAGGAGGCTGGATTCTCGGTCGAAGACGCAGCAGCCGGCTTGACTATTTCTGGCATCACGAACCTCGCTACGAGACTGTGTGTTTCTGTAATGACTGATTTACCAAATTTCAACATGAGGTTGTTCTTCATGTTTGGTACTCTGCTTACGGTTGCGCTCTCTGTTG CCTTCTGCTTCCTGAATGACCTGACCTCAATCCAAGTGGTCATGGGCTTCTGGGGCCTAGGAGTCGGCATCTACATGGGTCTCTTCAACCTCATCATGGTGAAATACGTTGGCAGGGAAAAACTCATGGCAGAAATAGGACTCACTTCATTCACAAGCAGCGTTTGGTTCCTTTCGTGTGGACCTCTTCTTG GTGCGATAAGAGATTCCACGGGCAGCTATTCAGCCAGCATTTACACATTGGCTGGAACCATTTTCATAACATTCATCTTATACTCTTTCTTGCCAGCAGCTATAGCATACGAGGAGAGAAAAGCACAGAGGATGAAAGAACAAGAGAGGAGCCAAGAGTGA